A portion of the Verrucomicrobiota bacterium genome contains these proteins:
- a CDS encoding DUF5069 domain-containing protein, translated as MNTIVPLISSGVAGPLGVLHLPRLWLKLLLESSGKLAPGYPGAGKGYDQMVIDGLGLNRDAVINVIKTSKPTYPQFEAWIKNQPGVKLDKGSIEKLNAAIRGYDHDDATRKGILSANGLPDDASAFKDAINLNNLDDWKEFHDAVLK; from the coding sequence ATGAATACAATTGTCCCTCTCATCAGTTCTGGCGTGGCCGGTCCCCTGGGTGTTTTGCACCTGCCTCGTCTGTGGCTCAAGTTGTTGCTGGAGTCCAGCGGCAAACTCGCGCCCGGTTATCCTGGCGCCGGCAAAGGCTACGATCAAATGGTGATCGATGGGCTTGGACTGAATCGCGATGCAGTGATCAACGTCATCAAGACCAGCAAACCCACCTATCCGCAATTCGAGGCGTGGATCAAAAATCAACCCGGGGTCAAACTCGACAAAGGCTCGATCGAGAAACTCAACGCGGCGATCCGCGGCTACGATCACGACGACGCCACGCGCAAGGGCATCCTTTCCGCCAACGGCCTGCCCGATGACGCCAGCGCATTCAAGGACGCCATCAATTTGAACAATCTGGATGACTGGAAGGAATTCCACGACGCGGTCCTGAAATAA